In the genome of Bradysia coprophila strain Holo2 unplaced genomic scaffold, BU_Bcop_v1 contig_232, whole genome shotgun sequence, one region contains:
- the LOC119076216 gene encoding multiple epidermal growth factor-like domains protein 10, translating into MSVNTALKFVLFVLISLHCSIFVSGSVHENVIDTECHHDGDCKVFVKMNEIVNSTCLNHQCICTDSDFKTITCLPEKLGLANVIGGKCPCTAIQWSSCMNGFCMCKPGYIPSEDKRSCIPTNLPIGSRCENDVQCSKEIAFSTCANNTCTCQKKFIFHNGTCHSLIDMTKCTNETECPNTICVQQQCYCEPGYVAAFDETACLPIADHNGNCSESVQCQHELGLRAVCEQGKCVCDENWSTILINVANGTKKICEKRVAVGQECEYDTDCFQSHFNGTEQSMQCFLKECQCAPDYELDQDQRYCIKSKNTELQNTWFDSILSKVSSVFATSSGNRCTINYWMKVTMIIICFVMFL; encoded by the exons ATGTCGGTGAATACTGCACTAAAGTTCGTGCTCTTCGTTCTCATTTCCCTTCACTGTTCAATTTTCGTCTCAG GTTCGGTCCACGAAAATGTAATTGACACTGAGTGTCACCATGATGGCGATTGTaaagtttttgtaaaaatgaatgaaattgtcAATAGCACATGCTTGAATCATCAATGCATTTGCACAGATTCCGATTTCAAAACTATTACGTGTTTGCCAGAG AAACTGGGATTAGCAAATGTCATTGGCGGTAAATGTCCTTGTACTGCTATTCAATGGAGTAGTTGTATGAATGGATTTTGTATGTGCAAACCGGGTTATATACCATCGGAAGACAAAAGGAGCTGCATACCGA CAAATCTTCCTATCGGCAGCCGTTGCGAAAATGATGTTCAATGTTCCAAAGAAATTGCGTTTTCTACGTGCGCAAATAACACTTGTACATgtcaaaagaaattcattttccacaATGGTACCTGCCACAGTTTGATCG ATATGACGAAATGCACAAACGAGACCGAATGTCCGAATACCATTTGTGTGCAGCAGCAATGTTACTGTGAGCCCGGTTATGTTGCGGCATTTGATGAAACG GCTTGTCTACCGATTGCTGATCACAATGGAAACTGTTCGGAGAGTGTACAGTGCCAGCATGAATTAGGACTGCGTGCTGTTTGTGAACAGGGCAAATGTGTTTGCGATGAAAATTGGTCGACAATTTTAATCAATGTTGCCAATGGAACGAAAAAGATTTGTGAGAAACGCGTTG CTGTTGGCCAAGAGTGTGAATACGACACTGACTGTTTCCAATCTCACTTTAATGGTACCGAGCAATCAATGCAATGTTTCTTGAAGGAATGTCAATGTGCACCAGACTATGAACTGGATCAGGATCAGCGCTACTGTATAAAGTCAA aaaatacaGAGCTCCAAAACACATGGTTCGATTCCATTTTGTCGAAGGTTTCCAGTGTATTTGCTACCAGTTCAGGTAATCGTTGTACCATTAACTACTGGATGAAGGTCACCATGATAATTATTTGCTTTGTTATGTTTTTGTAA